In a single window of the Anaerocolumna cellulosilytica genome:
- a CDS encoding YcdB/YcdC domain-containing protein: MLRKKIVPVVLASCLVTAILPTSYHAWADTYRFGGIAASSNIAVTGETTTAEVKATEATAEELEKIIKAVKGKISIPSDLTVFNYNYNSDSYTTGAMWDLSWSDEDSTKVIYVTSDQNGNIIAYNNQDGLNVYAPKYLKTELKATADSYIKKVASDISGKLEYVSTISQGSYTGLYLYEYQRVENGIPMPDNTITVGINYNTGKVMRYNANWLYNAEIPNAETKITKSQAIEKIGKKVTMKLTYQNAYSTDANGKTKVKAYLVYVPDNSYVAVDAKTGEVYTTQNEWISVNTTAGEKSADTESSGSSFGLSKEEITKLDEIKGLISKEKAIAAVTGNKSLLIDDNLKSISAKLYKQDGYYKHGENTKYIWSISLNDPREIDENSKDTYRAFAYAEVDAKTGNLISYRSSVRDYYNSNTKEWESVKVKYTIDQGQKLLEDFFKIQIPDIYKNTVFTSNDEAYVIGLKEDNKEIYGGYSYNYDRVNEGVNYSYNGITGSVDGVTGKIYAFSYNWSDNVTFESPKGAMTPASAFNTYIAKEGFQLAYEINSIHKFSNKNTISTDDYSVTNEIRLVYRTDISPAQISPFTGKQLDYEGNEYVKSDSLYSYSDIGNSASAKNIKLLAELGIGFKGGEYKPAQPITAKELTDFFNEAGIYFNSSKYTLSKNASSIKRVDASKFTIQVLGFESVAKLKDIYNVNLKDQSQIKEADLGYVALAQGLGLITANSETEFRPGDNLTRGEAADLIITMLGIEK, encoded by the coding sequence ATGTTAAGAAAAAAAATTGTACCGGTTGTTTTAGCCAGTTGTTTAGTTACTGCAATTCTACCTACATCCTATCATGCATGGGCAGACACATATAGGTTTGGAGGTATCGCTGCTTCTAGTAATATTGCCGTAACAGGTGAGACGACTACAGCAGAAGTTAAAGCTACAGAAGCTACAGCAGAGGAGCTTGAAAAAATTATTAAAGCAGTAAAAGGGAAAATATCCATACCTTCAGATTTAACCGTATTTAATTACAATTACAATTCAGACAGTTATACTACAGGTGCTATGTGGGATTTAAGTTGGAGTGATGAAGACTCAACAAAAGTAATCTATGTAACAAGTGACCAGAACGGTAACATTATAGCTTATAATAATCAGGACGGCTTAAATGTCTATGCACCGAAATACCTGAAAACAGAACTAAAAGCTACCGCAGATTCCTATATTAAAAAAGTTGCCTCGGATATTTCAGGTAAATTGGAGTATGTAAGTACAATTTCCCAGGGCAGCTATACAGGATTATATCTTTATGAATATCAAAGAGTCGAAAATGGTATTCCGATGCCGGATAATACAATTACAGTAGGCATTAATTATAATACCGGAAAAGTCATGCGCTATAATGCAAACTGGCTTTATAACGCAGAAATACCTAATGCTGAGACTAAGATTACCAAAAGTCAGGCGATTGAAAAGATTGGTAAAAAGGTTACTATGAAATTAACTTACCAGAATGCATATTCAACAGATGCCAATGGCAAAACAAAGGTGAAAGCTTACCTGGTTTACGTTCCGGACAATTCTTATGTGGCAGTGGATGCAAAAACCGGTGAAGTATATACGACACAAAACGAATGGATTTCTGTAAATACAACTGCCGGTGAAAAATCAGCCGATACAGAATCTAGCGGAAGCAGTTTTGGTTTGTCAAAAGAAGAAATTACAAAGTTAGATGAAATAAAAGGACTTATATCAAAGGAGAAAGCAATCGCCGCAGTTACCGGAAATAAAAGCCTGCTCATAGATGATAACCTAAAATCCATTTCCGCAAAACTGTATAAACAGGACGGATATTATAAGCACGGAGAAAATACAAAGTATATTTGGAGTATTTCCTTAAATGATCCCAGAGAGATTGATGAAAATTCTAAGGATACGTACCGTGCTTTTGCATATGCTGAAGTAGACGCAAAAACCGGCAATTTGATTTCCTACCGTTCAAGTGTTAGAGATTACTATAATAGCAATACAAAAGAGTGGGAATCTGTAAAGGTTAAATATACCATAGATCAAGGTCAGAAACTACTTGAAGATTTCTTTAAAATACAGATTCCTGATATCTATAAAAATACTGTATTTACATCTAATGACGAAGCCTATGTGATTGGTCTTAAAGAAGATAATAAAGAAATTTATGGTGGCTATAGCTATAATTATGACAGAGTAAATGAGGGCGTTAATTACTCTTATAATGGAATCACTGGTTCTGTAGACGGTGTTACCGGTAAAATTTATGCCTTCTCATATAATTGGAGTGACAACGTAACTTTTGAATCTCCAAAAGGTGCAATGACGCCAGCAAGTGCATTTAATACCTATATTGCAAAAGAAGGTTTCCAACTTGCTTATGAAATTAACAGTATTCATAAATTTAGCAATAAAAATACTATTAGTACAGATGATTATTCCGTGACAAATGAAATACGTCTTGTTTACAGAACGGATATATCTCCTGCACAGATATCACCATTTACCGGAAAACAGTTGGATTATGAAGGAAATGAGTATGTAAAGAGTGATAGTCTATACAGCTACTCTGATATTGGCAACAGTGCTTCTGCTAAAAACATTAAACTTCTCGCAGAACTTGGAATCGGCTTTAAGGGTGGTGAATATAAACCGGCGCAGCCTATTACTGCAAAAGAACTGACTGATTTCTTTAATGAAGCAGGTATTTACTTTAATAGCAGTAAATATACCTTAAGTAAGAATGCTTCGAGTATTAAGAGAGTAGATGCCTCCAAATTCACGATTCAAGTACTAGGATTTGAAAGTGTTGCAAAATTAAAGGATATTTATAATGTCAATTTAAAAGACCAATCTCAAATTAAAGAAGCAGATTTAGGATATGTGGCTCTTGCACAGGGATTAGGGCTGATTACAGCAAACAGCGAAACCGAATTTAGACCTGGTGATAATTTAACCCGTGGAGAAGCTGCGGATTTAATCATTACAATGCTTGGTATCGAAAAGTAG
- the manA gene encoding mannose-6-phosphate isomerase, class I, whose product MKEVIFLEPVFKEMIWGGNRLKTDFGYAIPSDHTGECWAVSAHANGDCTVKNGTYKGEKLSRLWQNHKELFGNAKGDTFPLLIKIIDAKADLSIQVHPDDAYAKVHENGSLGKTECWYILNCDTDGKIIVGHNAKNKEELQQMIGEHKWDELIRVLPITKGDFFQIEPGTVHAIKAGTVILETQQNSDITYRLYDYDRLSDGKPRELHIDKSIDVIPCPHKSQTTDRKSIHLSQAIIEELVSCEFYTVNKVTVNGQETLQQTEPFTILSVIEGSGEVDGTSINKGDHFILPFGYGAFQLKGSLQLITSHI is encoded by the coding sequence ATGAAAGAAGTCATATTTTTAGAACCTGTATTTAAGGAAATGATTTGGGGAGGCAATAGACTAAAAACAGATTTTGGCTATGCTATCCCCAGTGACCATACAGGTGAATGCTGGGCTGTCAGTGCTCATGCCAATGGAGACTGTACCGTAAAAAACGGTACGTATAAAGGTGAAAAATTAAGCCGCTTGTGGCAGAATCATAAAGAATTATTTGGTAATGCAAAAGGTGACACTTTCCCATTACTAATTAAAATTATAGATGCTAAAGCTGATTTGAGTATTCAGGTACATCCTGATGATGCATATGCTAAAGTACATGAAAATGGTTCCCTTGGAAAAACCGAATGTTGGTATATTCTTAATTGCGATACAGACGGAAAGATTATAGTAGGTCATAATGCGAAGAACAAAGAAGAATTGCAGCAGATGATTGGTGAGCACAAGTGGGACGAGTTAATTCGTGTACTGCCTATCACTAAAGGTGACTTTTTTCAAATTGAACCCGGAACCGTTCATGCAATAAAGGCAGGAACCGTTATTTTGGAAACCCAGCAAAATAGTGATATTACCTACCGCTTATACGATTACGACAGATTGTCTGATGGTAAACCAAGAGAACTGCATATTGATAAAAGTATTGATGTTATACCATGTCCTCATAAAAGCCAGACTACGGATAGAAAATCCATTCATCTATCACAGGCGATAATTGAAGAATTAGTTAGCTGCGAATTTTATACTGTAAACAAAGTGACAGTTAACGGGCAGGAAACATTGCAGCAAACAGAGCCTTTTACAATCCTTAGTGTGATTGAAGGCAGCGGTGAAGTGGACGGAACTTCGATTAATAAGGGTGATCATTTTATACTACCTTTTGGCTATGGAGCATTTCAGCTAAAGGGCAGCTTACAGCTGATTACTTCACACATTTAA
- a CDS encoding YesL family protein, with protein MGNFFNMDNGFFTTLGKIVDIVIVSIVWLLLCIPLITIGPATTALYYTMVKVIRRERGYVMREYFSSFKSNFKVGAISGICILLASLVLFFDRSFAKEMKGNFGIVLFSIFNALIFIVLCITIYIFPLLSRFKIGVLQLFKTSLFMAMKHLPTTILLVLITAVFVLGTYILPIVILLTPGLCLLLWSFLLERVFKKYMPEKSEEAEASGIDEWYLE; from the coding sequence ATGGGTAACTTTTTTAATATGGATAACGGGTTTTTTACAACCCTTGGAAAAATTGTAGATATTGTTATAGTCAGCATAGTATGGCTTTTGCTGTGCATACCTTTAATTACTATAGGTCCTGCAACAACTGCATTGTACTATACTATGGTCAAAGTAATCCGCAGAGAACGCGGTTATGTAATGAGAGAATACTTTAGTTCCTTTAAAAGTAATTTTAAAGTTGGAGCGATTTCCGGTATATGTATCCTCCTTGCATCACTGGTGTTATTTTTTGATCGTTCCTTTGCTAAAGAAATGAAGGGAAATTTTGGAATTGTACTATTTAGTATATTTAATGCATTAATCTTTATCGTACTTTGTATTACTATTTATATTTTCCCTCTATTGTCAAGATTTAAAATAGGTGTATTACAGTTATTTAAAACATCTCTCTTTATGGCTATGAAACATTTGCCTACCACTATTTTACTGGTATTAATCACTGCTGTATTTGTGCTGGGCACGTATATCCTGCCGATTGTTATTTTGCTTACTCCCGGGCTTTGCCTCCTGCTATGGTCATTTCTCCTGGAGCGTGTTTTCAAAAAATATATGCCTGAAAAATCAGAAGAAGCTGAAGCATCCGGCATTGATGAGTGGTATCTTGAATAA
- a CDS encoding mechanosensitive ion channel family protein, with translation MVYGIFLEGGFKLSTFDLESLAGVFITKGLNFIIKLILSLILIIIGKKLIQFIINILEKSLAKSKAEASVSGFLLAIVRAVLYTLLVVIIVTSILGVESSSIVAIIGSVGLSIGLALQGSLSNFAGGVLILLLKPFKVGDYIIAGINEGTVTTIDIFYTRLLTVDNRLLVMPNGSLSNTSVINVTSEPIRRLDIAVTVNNSQDVSKVKSLLFERINNHEWVLPDKELSVFVSSFDANTTSIGIRVWTEKENFWNLKCQLLEQIKDLFNRHDIK, from the coding sequence ATGGTCTATGGAATATTTTTAGAAGGAGGCTTTAAATTAAGCACCTTTGACCTGGAGTCACTGGCTGGTGTTTTTATAACTAAAGGACTTAATTTTATTATTAAATTGATTTTATCCCTGATTCTAATTATAATAGGCAAAAAGCTAATACAGTTTATAATAAATATCTTAGAAAAATCCCTAGCTAAATCAAAGGCAGAGGCTAGTGTTTCTGGTTTTTTGCTGGCTATTGTACGGGCTGTTTTATATACCCTGCTGGTAGTTATTATTGTAACCAGTATTCTTGGAGTAGAAAGTTCCTCCATCGTTGCTATCATTGGTTCAGTGGGACTAAGTATTGGTCTTGCCTTACAGGGGAGTTTATCAAACTTTGCGGGTGGTGTACTTATTTTGTTGTTGAAGCCATTTAAAGTTGGTGATTATATTATTGCAGGTATCAATGAAGGTACGGTAACTACCATAGATATCTTTTACACCAGACTTTTAACGGTTGATAACCGCCTTCTGGTTATGCCTAATGGTTCTCTTTCAAACACTAGTGTAATAAATGTGACCTCTGAACCGATACGAAGACTGGATATAGCAGTAACCGTCAATAATTCCCAAGATGTTAGTAAGGTAAAATCCCTGCTTTTTGAACGAATCAACAATCATGAATGGGTTTTACCGGATAAGGAGTTATCTGTCTTTGTAAGCAGCTTTGATGCTAATACCACTAGTATAGGCATCCGGGTATGGACCGAAAAAGAAAACTTTTGGAATTTGAAATGTCAATTATTAGAACAAATAAAAGATTTATTTAATCGGCATGATATTAAATAA
- a CDS encoding glutamine synthetase III family protein, producing MAAKLTEIFGMDVFSEATMIERLPKKTYAALKKTIKNGEDLDPAVAELVANAMKDWAIERGATHYTHWFQPMTGITAEKHDSFISPTPDGKIIMEFSGKELIKGEPDASSFPSGGLRATFEARGYTAWDCTSPAFLREDAAGVTLCIPTAFCSYTGEALDKKTPLLRSMEAISTQAVRILKLFGHDDVKSISCSVGPEQEYFLVDKAKYLKREDLIFSGRTLFGALPPKGQEMEDHYFGILKERIAAFMKELNEECWKLGILAKTQHNEVAPAQHEIAPIYSTANIATDHNQLVMETMKKVANRHGLACLLHEKPFAGVNGSGKHNNWSVVTDTGKNLLDPGKTPHENIQFLLFLAAVLKAVDDNADLLRLSASNAGNDHRLGANEAPPAIISVFLGDQLEDVVKQLVETGEATSSRQGGKLNVGVHTLPKFNKDATDRNRTSPFAFTGNKFEFRMVGSSMSIAGPNTILNTIVAEVLSNFSDELEKAENFDIAVHDLIKKTFTEHQRIIFNGNGYSDEWVVEAERRGLPNIKSLVEAIPTLVTEKAIKLFEKHNVFTEVELHSRAEIEFETYSKTINIEAKTMIEMASKLYIPAVIKYVSSLAASINSIKSAVPTADVSVQEGLLTKASSLLATANDALVKLQGYVVEAAEKEGQEQALYFKQVVFPAMSVLRTPIDELELIVEKEVWPVPTYGDLLFEV from the coding sequence ATGGCAGCTAAATTAACAGAAATTTTTGGTATGGACGTTTTTAGTGAAGCAACAATGATTGAACGTTTACCAAAGAAAACTTATGCAGCTTTAAAGAAAACAATCAAAAATGGTGAGGATTTAGACCCGGCAGTTGCAGAACTAGTTGCTAATGCCATGAAAGATTGGGCAATAGAAAGAGGAGCAACACATTACACCCACTGGTTCCAGCCAATGACCGGTATCACAGCTGAAAAACATGATTCCTTTATAAGCCCTACCCCCGACGGAAAGATTATTATGGAGTTTTCTGGTAAAGAACTAATAAAAGGTGAACCTGATGCCTCCTCTTTCCCTTCTGGCGGACTAAGAGCAACCTTTGAAGCAAGAGGATATACAGCTTGGGATTGTACTTCACCTGCCTTCTTAAGAGAAGATGCCGCTGGTGTAACTTTATGCATTCCAACCGCTTTTTGCTCTTATACTGGTGAGGCTCTGGATAAGAAAACACCCCTTCTTCGTTCTATGGAAGCTATCAGTACCCAGGCTGTGCGTATCCTTAAATTATTTGGACATGATGATGTGAAATCCATTTCATGCTCAGTAGGTCCGGAACAAGAATATTTCTTGGTAGATAAAGCGAAATATTTAAAGCGAGAAGACTTAATATTCAGTGGTCGTACTCTTTTTGGTGCTTTGCCTCCCAAAGGGCAAGAAATGGAAGATCATTATTTCGGTATTCTGAAAGAGAGAATTGCGGCTTTCATGAAAGAATTAAATGAAGAATGCTGGAAACTTGGTATATTAGCAAAAACGCAGCACAATGAAGTAGCTCCTGCTCAGCACGAAATTGCACCTATCTACTCAACTGCTAATATTGCAACGGATCATAATCAATTAGTAATGGAAACGATGAAAAAGGTAGCGAACCGTCATGGCCTTGCCTGCCTTTTACACGAAAAACCTTTCGCTGGTGTAAATGGTTCCGGTAAGCATAATAACTGGTCTGTTGTAACAGATACGGGTAAAAACCTTCTTGACCCAGGTAAAACTCCTCATGAAAACATTCAGTTTTTACTATTCTTAGCGGCTGTTTTAAAAGCGGTTGATGATAATGCTGACTTATTACGTTTGTCTGCTTCTAATGCTGGAAATGATCATAGACTTGGTGCAAATGAAGCACCACCTGCCATTATTTCAGTGTTCCTGGGTGACCAGTTGGAAGATGTTGTGAAACAGTTAGTTGAAACCGGTGAAGCTACAAGCAGCAGACAGGGCGGTAAATTAAACGTAGGTGTACACACACTTCCGAAGTTTAACAAGGATGCTACAGACAGAAACCGTACTTCACCATTTGCTTTTACAGGTAACAAATTTGAATTTAGAATGGTTGGATCTTCTATGTCTATAGCAGGACCTAACACTATATTAAATACAATTGTTGCAGAAGTTCTATCTAATTTTTCTGATGAATTAGAAAAAGCTGAAAATTTTGATATCGCAGTACATGATTTGATTAAGAAAACATTTACTGAACATCAAAGAATTATCTTCAACGGTAACGGATATTCTGATGAATGGGTAGTGGAAGCTGAAAGAAGAGGCTTACCAAATATCAAGTCTTTGGTAGAAGCCATTCCTACACTCGTTACTGAAAAAGCTATTAAACTATTCGAAAAACATAATGTATTCACAGAAGTGGAACTTCATTCCCGTGCGGAAATTGAATTTGAAACATACTCAAAAACAATTAATATCGAAGCTAAGACTATGATAGAAATGGCAAGTAAATTATATATTCCTGCTGTAATTAAATATGTATCCAGCCTGGCTGCTTCTATTAACTCCATTAAGTCTGCCGTACCCACTGCTGACGTTAGTGTTCAGGAAGGCTTATTAACAAAAGCATCTTCACTTTTAGCAACTGCAAATGACGCTCTTGTAAAACTTCAGGGTTATGTGGTAGAAGCTGCTGAAAAAGAAGGGCAGGAACAAGCTCTTTACTTTAAACAGGTTGTATTCCCTGCAATGTCCGTTTTAAGAACACCTATCGATGAACTCGAATTAATTGTAGAAAAAGAAGTATGGCCTGTACCAACTTACGGCGATTTGTTATTTGAAGTATAA
- the truA gene encoding tRNA pseudouridine(38-40) synthase TruA, whose translation MRNIKLVLEYDGSRYDGWQKQPGNNKSLTIQEKLESVLEKMEGEPVTVIGAARTEAGVHAYAQIANFKTNTDMKLYEIKHYLNRFLPRDIAVVEVAEVPERFHSSFSAKAFRFEYKITMGEVPSVFERKYNYYSFHKLDILKMRKGAAYLIGSHDFKAFSDNKRMKKSTERNINKIDIYSDINEIVITIEADDFWPNMARIIVGTLIEIGEGIKEADLMKDILQSKDREQAGETAEAKGLFLQEVLYQ comes from the coding sequence ATGAGAAATATAAAATTAGTATTAGAATATGATGGTTCCCGTTATGACGGTTGGCAGAAACAGCCTGGAAACAATAAGAGTCTTACCATCCAAGAAAAATTAGAAAGTGTTTTAGAAAAAATGGAGGGTGAGCCGGTAACTGTTATAGGTGCAGCCAGAACAGAAGCAGGTGTTCATGCCTATGCGCAGATTGCTAATTTCAAAACCAATACCGATATGAAATTATATGAAATTAAACATTACTTAAACCGTTTTCTGCCAAGGGATATTGCAGTTGTGGAAGTAGCCGAAGTTCCGGAACGGTTTCACAGCAGTTTCAGTGCCAAGGCTTTTCGTTTTGAATACAAAATCACTATGGGAGAGGTGCCTTCTGTATTCGAAAGAAAATATAACTATTATAGCTTCCATAAGCTTGATATACTCAAAATGAGAAAGGGTGCGGCTTATCTTATTGGTTCACATGACTTCAAGGCATTCTCTGATAATAAGAGAATGAAAAAGTCGACAGAAAGAAATATTAATAAAATTGATATATATTCTGATATTAACGAAATCGTAATTACCATTGAAGCTGATGATTTTTGGCCTAATATGGCAAGGATAATTGTAGGAACATTAATTGAAATCGGTGAGGGAATAAAAGAAGCGGACCTTATGAAAGATATTTTACAAAGCAAAGATAGAGAGCAAGCAGGCGAGACAGCCGAAGCAAAAGGGCTGTTCCTACAAGAGGTACTATATCAATAA
- a CDS encoding flavin reductase produces the protein MSQWREISVMQLQGNPFEMISHEWMLITAEKDNKANTMTASWGGLGFMWNKNVAYITIRPQRFTKEFIDNSETFSLTFFDESYRKVLGYLGSVSGRDENKITEAGLTLVHDAATPYFEEAKTVLICRKLFAQPYTEAAFLDTSILDINYPKKDLHTLYIGEITKVLIKEMNQ, from the coding sequence ATGAGTCAGTGGAGAGAAATATCAGTGATGCAATTGCAAGGCAACCCTTTTGAAATGATTAGTCATGAGTGGATGTTGATTACTGCCGAAAAGGATAACAAAGCGAATACCATGACGGCCTCTTGGGGTGGGCTTGGATTTATGTGGAATAAAAATGTAGCCTATATAACTATCAGACCACAACGATTTACAAAAGAATTTATAGATAATTCGGAAACTTTTTCCTTAACGTTTTTCGACGAAAGTTATCGTAAAGTGTTAGGTTATTTAGGTTCTGTGTCCGGACGGGATGAAAATAAAATTACAGAAGCTGGTCTAACTCTTGTACATGATGCCGCCACCCCTTATTTTGAAGAAGCAAAAACGGTCCTGATTTGCAGAAAACTGTTTGCACAGCCTTATACAGAAGCAGCTTTTCTGGATACTAGTATTCTGGATATCAATTATCCCAAGAAAGATTTGCATACTTTATATATTGGTGAAATTACAAAGGTTTTGATAAAAGAAATGAATCAATAA
- the glmS gene encoding glutamine--fructose-6-phosphate transaminase (isomerizing), with protein sequence MCGIIGFTGDIEAKSVLLDGLESLEYRGYDSAGIAFFDKEVIKTIKTTGKVSVLREKAAFDTISDSTCGIGHTRWATHGGVSDTNSHPHTYGNVTLIHNGIIENYHELELELAKTGRQPVSQTDTEIVAMLLDSLYEGNAFAAIKKAIAKLEGAYAFCILFKDEPGVIYSLRNGSPLVACHSKQGAIIASDMVALIKYSKDYFVLPEMHIARLTKENIVVTNLEDEIIVPKLLHVNWDMTAAQKGGYPHFMIKEIYEQPETIRSTILPRIKNKHIPDFTADGIPDTVFEGVNRIVIAACGTAMHAGLVGKVMLEKLLRIPVSVEIASEFRYQEPIIDKNTLVITISQSGETADTLAALNLAKEYQGTTLSIVNVKGSSIARSSDYVLYTHAGPEIAVASTKAYTAQLSCLYLLAFRFALVKRTITEEECVNYMEQLQAVVPAIEETLKFDKKIEEICKNLKEKEDLFFIGRGLDYALSCEGSIKLKEISYIHSEAYAAGELKHGTLSLVTDGIPVIALATQDSVFSKMISNIREVRARNAFVILVTNGEKEVDESIYDYHIALPELEDSLAPFTAAIVLQLLAYHTSVHRELNVDQPRNLAKSVTVE encoded by the coding sequence ATGTGTGGAATTATTGGCTTTACAGGAGACATTGAGGCTAAAAGTGTTTTGTTAGACGGATTGGAGTCATTGGAATACCGTGGTTATGACAGTGCTGGCATTGCATTTTTTGATAAAGAGGTTATCAAAACAATTAAAACGACCGGAAAGGTATCTGTACTCAGGGAAAAAGCAGCTTTTGATACAATCTCTGATAGTACTTGCGGAATTGGGCACACAAGATGGGCTACCCATGGTGGAGTAAGTGATACGAATTCTCATCCTCATACCTACGGTAATGTAACTTTAATTCATAATGGTATTATTGAGAATTACCATGAATTGGAGTTAGAACTTGCTAAAACCGGAAGACAGCCTGTATCTCAGACGGATACTGAAATTGTTGCTATGCTTCTTGACAGTCTTTATGAAGGAAATGCTTTTGCTGCAATTAAAAAAGCCATTGCCAAGTTAGAAGGTGCTTATGCATTTTGTATTCTCTTTAAAGATGAACCAGGTGTTATTTACAGCCTTCGTAATGGAAGTCCTTTAGTGGCCTGCCATTCAAAACAAGGAGCTATTATCGCTTCCGATATGGTAGCATTAATAAAATATTCCAAAGATTATTTCGTTCTTCCGGAGATGCATATTGCAAGGCTGACCAAAGAAAATATTGTTGTTACGAATTTAGAGGATGAAATTATTGTGCCTAAGCTATTGCATGTTAACTGGGATATGACAGCTGCCCAAAAAGGCGGTTATCCTCATTTCATGATAAAAGAGATTTATGAGCAGCCTGAAACAATTCGTTCTACTATTCTGCCAAGAATTAAGAACAAACACATTCCAGATTTTACAGCAGATGGAATTCCAGATACTGTTTTTGAAGGAGTAAACCGTATTGTAATTGCAGCCTGCGGAACTGCCATGCATGCCGGATTAGTTGGAAAGGTAATGCTTGAAAAGCTTCTTAGAATTCCGGTTTCAGTGGAAATCGCATCTGAATTCCGCTATCAAGAACCAATTATTGACAAAAACACACTGGTTATTACTATTTCCCAATCCGGCGAAACAGCGGATACTCTGGCAGCTCTAAATCTGGCGAAAGAATATCAGGGTACTACCCTGTCTATTGTAAATGTAAAAGGGTCTTCTATTGCAAGAAGCAGTGACTATGTATTATATACCCATGCAGGTCCAGAAATTGCAGTAGCAAGTACAAAAGCTTATACGGCTCAACTCTCCTGCTTATATCTTTTAGCCTTCCGTTTTGCACTGGTTAAAAGAACTATAACAGAAGAAGAATGTGTTAACTATATGGAACAACTTCAGGCCGTAGTACCTGCAATTGAGGAAACCTTGAAATTTGATAAGAAAATAGAAGAAATCTGTAAAAACTTAAAAGAAAAAGAAGACCTGTTTTTTATTGGCAGAGGACTTGATTATGCTCTATCCTGCGAAGGTTCTATAAAACTAAAGGAAATCAGCTATATCCACTCAGAAGCTTATGCTGCCGGAGAATTAAAACATGGTACTCTCTCATTGGTTACAGATGGAATACCTGTAATAGCGTTAGCTACACAGGATTCTGTATTTTCAAAAATGATATCTAACATCCGTGAAGTAAGAGCAAGAAATGCCTTTGTGATATTAGTTACCAATGGAGAAAAGGAAGTAGACGAATCTATTTATGACTATCACATTGCATTGCCGGAATTAGAGGACTCTCTTGCACCGTTTACTGCTGCTATCGTATTACAATTACTGGCTTATCACACTTCGGTACATCGAGAATTAAATGTTGACCAGCCTCGTAACCTTGCAAAATCAGTTACAGTGGAATAA
- the rhaD gene encoding rhamnulose-1-phosphate aldolase gives MKILDTEFVKGFIKMANDGFMQGWHERNGGNLSYRLKTEEADSIKSRLNECVEWQPIGTKVPGLAGEFFLVTGSGKYFRNIIVDPEACIAIIELDERGENYRISWGLVDGGKPTSELASHLMNHEVKKNVTGGIHRVIYHAHTTNVIALTFVLPLSDEVFTRELWEMATECPVVFPDGVGIVPWMVPGGRDIAVATSELMKQYDVAIWAHHGMFCSGENFDLTFGLMHTVEKSAEILVKTLSMSPTKLQTIQPQNFRDLATDFKVHLPERFLFDKDTHK, from the coding sequence ATGAAGATTTTAGATACAGAGTTTGTAAAAGGTTTTATTAAAATGGCTAATGATGGTTTTATGCAGGGATGGCATGAGAGAAATGGCGGTAATTTATCTTACCGATTAAAAACAGAGGAAGCAGACAGTATAAAATCAAGACTTAATGAATGTGTGGAATGGCAGCCTATCGGCACAAAAGTACCAGGGCTTGCAGGCGAATTTTTTCTTGTAACCGGAAGCGGTAAATACTTCCGTAATATTATCGTGGATCCGGAAGCCTGCATCGCTATCATAGAATTGGATGAGCGTGGTGAGAACTATAGAATTAGCTGGGGATTGGTGGATGGTGGCAAACCTACCAGTGAGTTAGCCTCCCATTTAATGAATCATGAAGTGAAAAAAAACGTAACCGGTGGAATACACCGAGTAATCTATCATGCACATACAACCAATGTCATAGCACTTACCTTTGTTCTTCCTCTTTCCGATGAAGTATTTACAAGAGAACTTTGGGAAATGGCCACAGAATGCCCTGTAGTATTCCCTGATGGAGTAGGTATTGTTCCTTGGATGGTTCCCGGCGGCAGAGATATTGCGGTGGCTACCAGCGAATTAATGAAGCAGTATGATGTTGCAATATGGGCACATCACGGCATGTTCTGTTCCGGTGAGAACTTCGACCTGACCTTCGGTCTTATGCATACGGTTGAAAAATCAGCAGAAATACTCGTAAAGACCTTATCGATGTCACCTACTAAGTTACAGACCATACAACCGCAGAATTTCAGGGACTTAGCGACAGACTTTAAGGTTCATTTGCCCGAACGCTTCTTGTTTGATAAAGATACGCACAAATAA